A window of Sorex araneus isolate mSorAra2 chromosome 3, mSorAra2.pri, whole genome shotgun sequence genomic DNA:
GTTAGGGGTGCATGCTTGTCAGGCACAGGGatctaggttcaattccaagcacatcatgggagagccctgagcactgccaggtgtggctctggcgTCCCCTGCTCTGCTCAGGAGACCTCCCCAGGGAAAAGTTTTAGCATAACTCATATAATGGATTAGCATCTAGAAATAAGAAATTCATGGATACTGAATTTAAAATAactgttgggggctggggagatgtctCAAAGGGCTGAAATATGTGCTTTGCAAGTGGGTATgatccctccaaaacaaaactgtagATAATGGCAAAAACTATCAAGGTAGGGATTGGGATGTCACTCACGTAGTAGGGCATATACCGAAGGCATGCTCAGCTGtcatgtgatccctggcaccttatggcacaaccaggagtaatggCACTGGTAGCCCCAAGCTCTGCTGGCCTGACCATCACTGAGAGTCATCATCCCCCTCCATAATACGAAGGTAATTTAGAAAAGGACGGAGGGGTGATACAGCAGGTgcttgcttaccttgcacacacccaactgggtccgattcccagcaccccatatgctcccctgagccctgtcaggaatgatccctgagcacagccaggatggcCTTGACCCTCTTCTCTTCAGATTGCAGGATACCTGTATGGGGTGAGTCCGCCGGATAACCCTCAGGTGAAGGAGATCCGCTGCATTGTGATGGTGCCGCAGTGGGGCACTCACCAGACTGTGCACCTGCCTGGCCAGCTGCCCCAGCATGAGTACCTCAAGGTCAgtggtgggggaggtggcaggctctgttctcagggcgtGGGGGCGTTAGACACCGTACTCGGCAGTGTGGGATTGTGTCTGTAGAGGGCTGCCGGCCAACTAGCTTGTCATCTGCTCTTTGCCTATAGGAGATGGAACCACTGGGTTGGATCCACACTCAGCCCAATGAGTCCCCTCAGCTTTCACCCCAGGATGTCACCACCCACGCTAAAATCATGGCTGACAATCCATCTTGGGATGGCGAGAAGACCATTATTATCACCTGCAGGTAGGCTGGCTCCCTTGGGAGGAAGTATTGGGGGCCAGGACAGGCTTTCAGACAAGGCCCAAAAGGGTGGTCTGAGCTTGGACTGCCCTTCTTCCTCTCCAGCTTCACCCCGGGCTCCTGCACGCTGACCGCCTACAAGCTGACCCCCAGTGGCTATGAGTGGGGCCGCCAGAACACAGACAAGGGCAACAACCCCAAGGGCTACCTGCCCTCCCATTATGAGAGGGTCCAGATGCTGCTCTCAGACCGCTTCCTCGGCTTCTTCATGGTCCCTGCTCAGTCCTCGTGGAACTACAACTTTATGGGTAAGTGCAGGAGCACCGGAAGTGGGGatggggccagggatatggctcagtggcagcTCACATACCCTAGAGAAGGAGGGTGGGAGCATAGGAGTCAGGCTAGGGTTAAGCCCTCACCTGAACCTTCATGCTTAGGTCTGACCTGGTTTGGATCCCAGGGCCCAGGCAGGGTGAGTCATGGAGCCTCATTAACTCTGGCTTTTTCTTCCGCCTCAAGGTGTCCGGCATGATCCTAACATGAAGTATGAACTGCAGCTGGCAAACCCCAAGGAGTTCTACCACGAGGTGCACAGGCCCTCCCACTTCCTCAACTTTGCACTCCTGCAGGAGGGCGAGGTCTACTCTGCAGACCGGGAGGACTTGTATGCCTAGACGATGCCTCACTGCCCCCTACCACAGAACCCCCAAAGGCTGGGGCCTTTGGCCCCCACAGACAAGCTGGTGACATTCAGCAGCTTGGCCTCTTTCCCCCTCTATTTTGTGCTTACTGTGTTGTATTGATCTCCTGGTGTCTTGTAACCCTGAACGaagtataataataaattttgtataaataGGAGtgcttgaggttttttttttccccccagaagtGCAAATTTCAGGGATGAGTTTATATGTGAGGCTTATTCTCAGCCTTGAAGATGCAGGAAGACTTCCCTgtccaggggctgcagggctgagctGCAGACCGGCTTTGGTTAATTTCCCTTTAAACATTTCTTGGAGCCTTTGGCAAGTTTTGAGCCTTGCAGTACCTGGAGCAGGTTTTCTGGAGCTGCAGTGCCAGGCTTTGTGGTCTGCCTGGTAGGGGACAGGCACCAGGACTGGACAGCAGCCTGCTGTCCACTCACCTTTTGCCTGGTGTGCTTGGCAGTCACTGTGTGACGGTAACTCCAGACACGGGGGCGGAGCCTGAACTGGGCACCCTGTGGGGAGGCTTGAAAATAACCTCTAGGAGGGCCTGGCCCACAGTCCCACTTCCTGTGACCTTGGGGGCTAGTCGGCCCAGGGCGTGGGGCCCTTGGTCCTTGCCCAGGCCCTGCTTTCCCTTGTTTGCTCCTCCCCTGCCTGCCACCCCGCCCTCTAGCTGCCCCGATCTGCTTCCTGGGCCTGGGCTGCTGGGTTCTTTCCTGTCccgcgtgggggtggggagccgtcGCGGGCCTTGTGGGGACATGGAGCCCAGGCCGGAGGCCCCGGtcgcccagggctgggggcctcagggggcggcggcggcggcggggcgggggtcggggACGGCCGCGGAGCTCGTGTACCACCTCGCGGGGGCCCTGGGCACCGAGCTGCAGGAGCTGGCGCGCCGCTGCGGGCCCGAGGCGGCCGCGGGGCTGGTGCCGCTCGTGGTGCGGGCTCTGGAGCTCCTGGAAAAGGCTGCCGTGGGGCCGAGCCCGGACTCGGTGAGTGGCGCCCCCGGGCCGCGCGGCTTCTGGGAGCCGAGAGCCCCGACCCCTGACCGCCCCGCGTCCCCAGCTGCAGGTGTCGGCGCAGCAGGCCGAGCTGGAGCTGCGGCGGCTGCGGGAGGAGAACGAGCAGCTCCGCGCCGAGCTGCGCGCCGGGCCCCAGGGTGAGAGTGCGGGCCCGggccgcgcggggggcgggggcggcgcggggaccGCCTCCCTGCTCTCCTAAGATCGCCCCTCCCCCAGAGGAGCGCGCTCTGCTGCGGAGACTCAAGGAGGTGACGGACCGGCAGCGGGACGAGCTGCGAGCGCACAGCCGGGACCTGCTGCAGCGCAGCCAGGAGACCGAGGCCGTGAGGGCGGGGCTGCGCGagccggcggcggggcggggcttccCGGGGCCCGCGGCGCCCCGCCCACCCGCTTCCGCTCCGCCCCCAGCTGCAGGAGCAGCTCCAGCGCCTCCTGCTGGTGAACGCGGAGCTGCGGCACAAACTGGCGGTCGTAGAGACCCAGCTGCGCTCGGCACGTGACCGCGAGAGGGAGCGGCAGCCCGTCCCGGAGCCCGCGCCGGAGTCGGGGCGGGAGTCTGCGGGTGCGGGACCCGCGGGGTCTCCTGACGCGCCGGTGAGTGCCTGGTGAGGGACCCAGAGTTTGATGCACTGCTTAACTGGCTCTCCAGTAAATTTGGAAGgggcctccagcccctctctgccccaatcTCAGCCCGGGAACTGGTGGGGTGTCTGTTGCAGGGCCCTTGCCCAGTCACTTCCTCTAACCCTGCTGTGGTGGCCTGCGGGCGGGGAGATCTAACTGGGGTGACACcctgtgtgtatgtttttttggggggaggatgggaatgGAGGGACACACCTAATGATGCTGAGTCTACTCTTTGCTCGATGCAGGTCACTCtggcatagtacagcaggtagtttgacccgggttccatcccagcatcccatacggtcccctgagaacatTCATGAATGATtcttgaaagcagagccagaaataacccctgagcatggccggtgtgacccagaaaacaattaAGGGGAAAAGAGAAGTCACttagtgcttagaggaccacgaTGCTGCGGATAGACCTGAACCACTGCAGGCAAAGCAGAAGCTGTGCTGAGCCATCTCCCTCATGGAGAGGACCCTATGACCATGCTTGTCCTTGCGCAGGTGGATGCTTCCCAGAAACCAGGCTCCTCTTCCAAGGCAGAGCCATGCGCCGGCTTCAGTCGAGAAGAGGTTGAACAGATACTCAAGGAGCGGAATGAACTCAAAGCCAACGTTTTCCTGCTGAAGGAGGAATTGGCCTATTTCCAACGGTGAATACCCCAGCTGGGCTCCACTCACACCAGCTCtggggccccagggtccctcctccTTCTTTGCTTCACTCATGTATGGGCAGTGACATGTACCAGGCCCTGGGAATACATGCATCATAtagcccctggcccctggggttTCATCCAGATCAGGGACTGGGGCCATGGAGCAGTACCATGCAGGGTTCTCAGTGGTGCCAATAAAGAAGTGTTCCTGGGCTacagagagctcaatgggctgaacacagactttacatgcaggaggcccaggttccatcccggcaccTCCTGGTCCCTGATATATCATTGGGAGCAACCTcaaggcacagagctgggaatggccttcgagcactgccaagtgtggccccaaaaccaaagaagtgTTCCTAGGAAGGCTGATAGCTGAGCAAGATCTGAGGGAACGTTAgtatttaagagagagagagagttggatggatgtgctggagtgatagtacaggatagggtgcttgccttgcacgcagccaaccctagttcaactcccggcatcccatatggactcctgagcaccagtaggagtgatttctgattgcagagccagcaggaacccctgagcaccgcctggtgtggcccaaaaacaaacaaaaaaggagggcaccagagagatagaagagagtaTAAAGTAATAGAACACGACCTATCTGTGATTAatcctgatcaccactgggtgtggcctccaaagcaaaagcaaaaacgaGAGGGAGACAACTCATAGATGTACTTGAGGTGAGACCTCCTATTGACAGCCCCtgctccctcctttccccctcttctgcagggagctgctcacAGATGCCCGGGTTCCTGGGCTTCTGCTGGAAGCCATGAAGGTGGCTGTCAGGAAGCAGCGGAAGAAGATCAAGGCCAAGATGTTGGGAACCCCAGAGGAAATGGAGAGCAGGTCAGTCCTGGGTTCCAGTTCCCATGGGTCCACCTGCCTTCCTCCTGCTGAACCCACTAACCTGGCCTGGTCCTCCTGAACTCAGCCTCAACACCTATTGAGTGTGCTGACCCCTTTTTCCTCCTGGACCTTCCTGGTCATCTGCTGAATCATTTCAAGCCTGTCACCCCGGGACCTATTCATCTAGCCTACTCACACACTGAGACTGTCTCCTAACCTTGCCACTTCTGGAGCCTGCAAAGCCATCCCGGTCACCCCCAGGACTGTGCAGAGCCTGCCACTCTGGCCTGCCCCTCCTGCAGGGAAGCCTGTTTTGGTTTGATTCAACTTTCTattctgtctcttttttgttttgttttgttttttgggtttttttgtttgtttgtttttgctttttgggtcacacccgccaatgctcaggggctattcctggctctgcactcaggaattactcctggcggtgctcagggaaccatatgggatgcaaggcaaatgccctccccgctgtactatcgctccagccctctatccGTCTTGAATCACGTCTTGGCTTACTGATGTGGGCTGGTCACCTTCTGAGCTTGCTGTCCTGAGCCTGGCACCCTTCTTTCTGGGTTCCACTGCCCCCCCACTGGCTATGCTTGTATGCAGATGCTGTTTCTCTATGCTCATTTTCCCGTTCCCCATCTTGGCTGGATCTGTGTTTTCTGCAACTGTGCTGCACCTTTGCCAAGGCCTATGTTGGGCCTGACACCAAAGCCTCAAGACATCCTTCCTATGCCCAGCTTCATCTTCTCTCCAGTCTGGGGGCCGCTTAGTCAGCCTGCCCTCCTGTGCCGGTCCCTGGGGCTGTACCGAAGCCGGAGCCCCGCTGTCCTTTGATGAATGGCTCCCAcatctcctctctctgcctcagcGATGATGAAGATGACTCATGGCTCCTGATCTCCAACGATAAGGAAGATCCCCCAGCCCCCGAGTCCAGAATCCAGAATTTGTATGTTGGGGGAGGAGACAGTGAGGTggtggggtgcgggaggggcTGCACTGGttcttcccctctctttcctgcCCTTTCTGCTCCCTGATACCTGGGTCCCTGCTCACGTCGCCCTTTCTGCTGGAATGTCCCCTTCCCGCCGCTTCTACCCTCGGCCCCGTGCTCCACGGCTCGGGCCACAGGCTCAGACTCTCGTGGCTGTCCCTGCAGCTTCGGCCTATGGTATCGTGGCACGGCAGAGGCCCCGGAGGCTGAGACCAGCAGCAAAGCCGCCTGCACTCAAGGGGCAGAAGAGGAGGCCACACAGCCACCCGCTCTGGCACCTGTGGGCAGCCCCGCAACCCCCAACTCCTGATCGGCCTTGTAACGGTTTCCGTGAAcatttgagggggctgggggtctcaGCTGCCCCCAAGGCCAGACACTGGAACCTGGCCACGGATGGATGTGTGATCTCAAATGAGGACAGagctctgtttttttgtttgtttgtttgttttggggtcacacccagcgatgctcaggggttactcctggctctgcactcaggaattactcccggcagtgcctgggggaccatatggggtgccgaggattgaacccaggtcggccgcgtgcaaggcaaacacagggCTTTGTTTTAACCGCACACTTACCCTAGACTGGGCCATGGAAGGCAGGACAGGAGGGAAGCGACCTGCCTTCCCACGCCTCGGGCCCAGCCCCCAGTGCAGATGAaagctcttcctctctcttccccgtGGAACTGAGAACCATCACCTGCCACTCTTCAGCCAATGGTCTGAGCTATCCTAATAAAGCCCGTGAAACCCAGAAACAGCTCTGCGTCTGTCTGTCCGCCTCCTCCAGCCATAGGGCGCCGGTGTCCTGAGTACTGCCTCGGTTGGTTGTCACTGAGTCCTCCTGGCTCCAGCCTCCCTTTGGGAACATGACCTGCTGGGAAGCCAGGGCTCCcctgtgtcccctgcccccctccccccagctctctgCCTGTTCCCGTTACCCTGGAACGGCTTCACTCTTCCTGGCCCTCCAGACCCAGGCCAGCCCCGCTAGCCCCCAGTCCGGCCTGGCCATGGGCCTTCGTTTCCTTTCAATTCTGCAGTGTCCGCCCGCCCTCTCAGGGAGGTGCCTCATGGCAGCCCGCCCCTCCGGCCTGGTTTCCTCAGGAAAAGCCTtggaaggaagcagggagggggtTGTGGGCAGTGGGGGCcagaccagcctggccctcccgcTGCTCGGGCCGCCATGGCACCGGGGCTGCTgtcgctgctgctgctcctggccGAGGGTGCCCCGGGGTCCGAGCTGGACCCCACAGGGCAGCACGTCTGCAGGGCCAGTAGGTGGGTCTGGAGGGAgcgtggtgggggtggagtgacTAAACTGGtgatgaggtgctgggggggagagagggtgtgGGGGTTCCGCTAGAGGGACAGGCTGAGGGCAGTGGGGAGGTCCAATGGTGGGAAACCAGAGAAGGGCTTGGGGACCCGGGCTTTGACCTGGGCTAAGGCAGTCTGAGAGGGGCGAGGCAGCTGCCCTGATACCAGCCCCGGACCGTGAGACGGAGCGGCTGAGCCAGGCTGCCCTCACTTGACCCCACACTGCCCCACAGCCCCTCGGCCGAGCTCCAGTGCTGCCCAGGCTGGCAGCAGAAAGATCAAGAATGCAGCATCCGTGAGTAGCTGGGACAGACCCCCTCGGGGACGGGAAGGCCGCGTCTGGACCCCTTCCTTCCTAGCCTCTTGGggcccctttcctctccctcctgcgACAACCCCGCCCCTCCACCAGAGGCAActgggagccggggggggggggggggggcagagtgtcTCCTGGGAGCACTCCCGAATCCTTCCAACCTGGGTGGGGGGTTTCCAGCCATCTGCGAGGGGCTCGACGCCTGCCGGGATGAGGAAGTGTGCGTGAAGCCAGGCCTCTGTCGGTGCAAGCCCGGATTCTTCGGGGCCCGCTGCGACTCCCGTGAGTGAGTCCTGCGTCTGCAGGAGGGTGAAGGGGacgggactgggggaggggggcactccCAAGCCGCCGGGGGCAGTGTCCGTGTTCAGGTCCAGGGGCAGGAAGTGACGCATTCCTAGATGTCCTGAGTCATCTGTGAAGTGACCTGCGCCACAAAGCCCCACCCACAGGCTCGGGGCTCTTCACCTTCCTTTCCAACTTCTCAGGAAAGATGGGGGGGGCACTCCTCAAAATTACAAAACGGACAATTCTCCATCATCCTCTTCCAGTGAAGAAGGCCCAGGGTGGGGGACTGTCTGCTCTCTTTagaagaaaggggggaggggtgggagagggctgATGGACGGATGGCCAGAGGTTGGACACCCGGAGTCAGGGTAGAGAGGAAATGTCCCCCAGTGCTGGCTGTTGGGGTCCCTCCAGCCTTTGAGAGAGACTGGGGCTTttaaggcggggggggggggggggggggcggggctggggtcaCTGCTCAGGCTTTGTCTGGGGCAGGAAGTAAGCTGGGCCCCAGGGGGAGAGGGTCTGTCCCTGGCTCTTGGAGGGCGGGCCGGCCCCCCTGTTTCTCGTGTAAACGACGGGGGACCCCCTCCATTCCTTCTCCTCACTCCGCCCGCACCCCTTCTTCCCCCGCCCTACCGCAGGCTGCCCGGGCCAGTACTGGGGCCCCGACTGCCGTGAGATCTGCACCTGCCACCCGCACGGCCAGTGCGAGCCGGACACCGGCGTGTGCCACTGCCAAGCCGACCGCTGGGGCGAGCGCTGCGAATTCCCGTGCCCCTGCGGCCCGCACGGGCGCTGCGACCCCGCGACGGGCACGTGCCGCTGCGAGCCCGGCTGGTGGTCGCCCACGTGCCGCCGTCCGTGCCAGTGCAACCTGGCGGCGGCGCGCTGCGACCCGGCCAGCGGCGCGTGCGTGTGCGAGCCGGGCTGGTGGGGCCGCCGCTGCAGCTTCCGCTGCGCCTGCCACGGCTCGCCGTGCGCGCAGGACTCGGGCCGCTGCGCCTGCCGGCCGGGCTGGTGGGGCCCCGAGTGCCGGCAGCAGTGCGAGTGCGTGCGCGGCCGCTGCAGCGCCGCCACCGGCCAGTGCAGCTGCCCCGCCGGCTTCCGCGGCGCCCGCTGCGAgctgccctgcccgcccggcACCTACGGGCCGCAGTGCCGCGAGAGGTGAGCCGCGGGGCGGCCCGGAGAGCGCGGGGCGGCCCGGAGAGCgcggag
This region includes:
- the RILP gene encoding rab-interacting lysosomal protein isoform X4 gives rise to the protein MEPRPEAPVAQGWGPQGAAAAAGRGSGTAAELVYHLAGALGTELQELARRCGPEAAAGLVPLVVRALELLEKAAVGPSPDSLQVSAQQAELELRRLREENEQLRAELRAGPQEERALLRRLKEVTDRQRDELRAHSRDLLQRSQETEALQEQLQRLLLVNAELRHKLAVVETQLRSARDRERERQPVPEPAPESGRESAGAGPAGSPDAPVDASQKPGSSSKAEPCAGFSREEVEQILKERNELKANVFLLKEELAYFQRELLTDARVPGLLLEAMKVAVRKQRKKIKAKMLGTPEEMESRPMLGLTPKPQDILPMPSFIFSPVWGPLSQPALLCRSLGLYRSRSPAVL
- the RILP gene encoding rab-interacting lysosomal protein isoform X3 codes for the protein MEPRPEAPVAQGWGPQGAAAAAGRGSGTAAELVYHLAGALGTELQELARRCGPEAAAGLVPLVVRALELLEKAAVGPSPDSLQVSAQQAELELRRLREENEQLRAELRAGPQEERALLRRLKEVTDRQRDELRAHSRDLLQRSQETEAEQLQRLLLVNAELRHKLAVVETQLRSARDRERERQPVPEPAPESGRESAGAGPAGSPDAPVDASQKPGSSSKAEPCAGFSREEVEQILKERNELKANVFLLKEELAYFQRELLTDARVPGLLLEAMKVAVRKQRKKIKAKMLGTPEEMESSDDEDDSWLLISNDKEDPPAPESRIQNFFGLWYRGTAEAPEAETSSKAACTQGAEEEATQPPALAPVGSPATPNS
- the RILP gene encoding rab-interacting lysosomal protein isoform X6; the protein is MEPRPEAPVAQGWGPQGAAAAAGRGSGTAAELVYHLAGALGTELQELARRCGPEAAAGLVPLVVRALELLEKAAVGPSPDSLQVSAQQAELELRRLREENEQLRAELRAGPQEERALLRRLKEVTDRQRDELRAHSRDLLQRSQETEALQEQLQRLLLVNAELRHKLAVVETQLRSARDRERERQPVPEPAPESGRESAGAGPAGSPDAPVDASQKPGSSSKAEPCAGFSREEVEQILKERNELKANVFLLKEELAYFQRELLTDARVPGLLLEAMKVAVRKQRKKIKAKMLGTPEEMESRCCFSMLIFPFPILAGSVFSATVLHLCQGLCWA
- the RILP gene encoding rab-interacting lysosomal protein isoform X7, with translation MEPRPEAPVAQGWGPQGAAAAAGRGSGTAAELVYHLAGALGTELQELARRCGPEAAAGLVPLVVRALELLEKAAVGPSPDSLQVSAQQAELELRRLREENEQLRAELRAGPQEERALLRRLKEVTDRQRDELRAHSRDLLQRSQETEALQEQLQRLLLVNAELRHKLAVVETQLRSARDRERERQPVPEPAPESGRESAGAGPAGSPDAPVDASQKPGSSSKAEPCAGFSREEVEQILKERNELKANVFLLKEELAYFQRELLTDARVPGLLLEAMKVAVRKQRKKIKAKMLGTPEEMESSLNTY
- the RILP gene encoding rab-interacting lysosomal protein isoform X2; its protein translation is MEPRPEAPVAQGWGPQGAAAAAGRGSGTAAELVYHLAGALGTELQELARRCGPEAAAGLVPLVVRALELLEKAAVGPSPDSVSAQQAELELRRLREENEQLRAELRAGPQEERALLRRLKEVTDRQRDELRAHSRDLLQRSQETEALQEQLQRLLLVNAELRHKLAVVETQLRSARDRERERQPVPEPAPESGRESAGAGPAGSPDAPVDASQKPGSSSKAEPCAGFSREEVEQILKERNELKANVFLLKEELAYFQRELLTDARVPGLLLEAMKVAVRKQRKKIKAKMLGTPEEMESSDDEDDSWLLISNDKEDPPAPESRIQNFFGLWYRGTAEAPEAETSSKAACTQGAEEEATQPPALAPVGSPATPNS
- the RILP gene encoding rab-interacting lysosomal protein isoform X8, with protein sequence MEPRPEAPVAQGWGPQGAAAAAGRGSGTAAELVYHLAGALGTELQELARRCGPEAAAGLVPLVVRALELLEKAAVGPSPDSLQVSAQQAELELRRLREENEQLRAELRAGPQEERALLRRLKEVTDRQRDELRAHSRDLLQRSQETEALQEQLQRLLLVNAELRHKLAVVETQLRSARDRERERQPVPEPAPESGRESAGAGPAGSPDAPVDASQKPGSSSKAEPCAGFSREEVEQILKERNELKANVFLLKEELAYFQRELLTDARVPGLLLEAMKVAVRKQRKKIKAKMLGTPEEMESSLGAA
- the RILP gene encoding rab-interacting lysosomal protein isoform X5, with amino-acid sequence MEPRPEAPVAQGWGPQGAAAAAGRGSGTAAELVYHLAGALGTELQELARRCGPEAAAGLVPLVVRALELLEKAAVGPSPDSLQVSAQQAELELRRLREENEQLRAELRAGPQEERALLRRLKEVTDRQRDELRAHSRDLLQRSQETEALQEQLQRLLLVNAELRHKLAVVETQLRSARDRERERQPVPEPAPESGRESAGAGPAGSPDAPVDASQKPGSSSKAEPCAGFSREEVEQILKERNELKANVFLLKEELAYFQRELLTDARVPGLLLEAMKVAVRKQRKKIKAKMLGTPEEMESSFGLWYRGTAEAPEAETSSKAACTQGAEEEATQPPALAPVGSPATPNS
- the RILP gene encoding rab-interacting lysosomal protein isoform X1, which produces MEPRPEAPVAQGWGPQGAAAAAGRGSGTAAELVYHLAGALGTELQELARRCGPEAAAGLVPLVVRALELLEKAAVGPSPDSLQVSAQQAELELRRLREENEQLRAELRAGPQEERALLRRLKEVTDRQRDELRAHSRDLLQRSQETEALQEQLQRLLLVNAELRHKLAVVETQLRSARDRERERQPVPEPAPESGRESAGAGPAGSPDAPVDASQKPGSSSKAEPCAGFSREEVEQILKERNELKANVFLLKEELAYFQRELLTDARVPGLLLEAMKVAVRKQRKKIKAKMLGTPEEMESSDDEDDSWLLISNDKEDPPAPESRIQNFFGLWYRGTAEAPEAETSSKAACTQGAEEEATQPPALAPVGSPATPNS
- the RILP gene encoding rab-interacting lysosomal protein isoform X9, coding for MEPRPEAPVAQGWGPQGAAAAAGRGSGTAAELVYHLAGALGTELQELARRCGPEAAAGLVPLVVRALELLEKAAVGPSPDSLQVSAQQAELELRRLREENEQLRAELRAGPQEERALLRRLKEVTDRQRDELRAHSRDLLQRSQETEALQEQLQRLLLVNAELRHKLAVVETQLRSARDRERERQPVPEPAPESGRESAGAGPAGSPDAPVDASQKPGSSSKAEPCAGFSREEVEQILKERNELKANVFLLKEELAYFQRELLTDARVPGLLLEAMKVAVRKQRKKIKAKMLGTPEEMESSDDEDDSWLLISNDKEDPPAPESRIQNFFGLWYRGTAEAPEAETSSKAACTQGAEEEAAPQPPTPDRPCNGFREHLRGLGVSAAPKARHWNLATDGCVISNEDRALFFCLFVCFGVTPSDAQGLLLALHSGITPGSAWGTIWGAED